Part of the Ursus arctos isolate Adak ecotype North America unplaced genomic scaffold, UrsArc2.0 scaffold_1, whole genome shotgun sequence genome, GTTGATAAGGCCAAATCTATCTTGGTCAAGGTAGCTGTGGAACTTTGCAATTATTGATGCAACCATGAGGATGTCTTTATTGGTGTGAGCAAAGGTCCAGTGTAGGATGATCTTGGTGTTGGCGTGCTCAGGGGTTATATGCAGGAGCCACTTGGGGCCTTATGGGTGAACATAGCCTAAACCATAGGTGAGTAGAGCAGTAGGGCAAAGAGCATCCTGTGTTCATTAGCCTGCTCTTTCCGCAGGTATCCCGACAGACTCAGGACCAGGCACTAACCTCGTGGGTTTGTGCAGCCGCCAGGAACAGCCCAGTGCGTGGGCTATATACACTCCAGGTGCGGAAGAGGGGTGTGGCCATGCTTGCCCCCGGCTTCGGTTTAACAACAGCAGAACCACGAGAAATGTTTTCTCTAGAGTCGATTCCCCAAGACAGTCTGGCTGCAATTCATAGGCCACCAGACCACTGGGAACCGAGCATCCCTCCCAGTTGACTTTAACTTAGAATAATAGCCTCTCAGAATAAGCGTCCCGGGGAGCGGATGGGCTAACATCAAAGTCTTCCATTCCTTTTCCAATTTTGATCACAGCGACCATTTTAACACGAACTCTGCATAGGTTTTAAAAGCTTGAACTGTGCTCAGCAGGTCATCAGAAGaatctctgctcctcccctgaccCGCCGGAGACAGCAAAGAGACGTGTGCATGGTCTCTGTGGGACGCTATGAAGGATCGGGGATGTGCCATCCAACAGGAGAAAACTTGCCCGCAGCGTCTTGCACCATAACCCATTTCCACTTCACGCAGGCGATGGGAAACAATCTGGAagacacattttaattataagaaaataaacgTATGAACTTGGTGCAGAAGACGGGTAGAACGTCTCCATGTTTTAAAAAGGCTCCCCTGTACCAGGCAGCCCTAAATCTTAGCATGATGAAGCCGACAGGGATTCAAAAGTTCACACAGTTCATATAAATTCTCCGCTTCGAAGCTCCCACATCCAGCAATTTTACGAATCAGGCATCTGAGGCACAGAAAGCTCAGTAAGGATTTATGACATTTGTATTGTTAGTGGGACGACTGAAACGTAAGCCCGAGTTCCTTGACAGTACATCCTGCACTTGCTTCCAACTGTCTTTTATCCAGACGATGGTATTTGACTGTCTCTGAAAACCTGCAGAAGGCATCATGGTTATTCCCCCAAGAGGGAGATGAAACGTGAACTCATTTTCAATGAGAGCGGACTTTGGGAGAACAGTTCCAACTGGgcacattcttttctcctctttccactcGTTTTCAGGGCCACCTGGAAGGTTTGGCTCGGGGCTCGGGAGTGAGGAGAAATCCCCGATTCCCAGTCTCTTTCTTTTCACAGCTGCAAAGTTCAGTGAGTTGAACTGCAGTGCTGTGACTGTTCGCTCTGCCACGACCAACCTCTGTTGTAAATCTTCCTCCCAGAACACGTGACGATGCATTTCTTGACTATATATCCCAACGGCAGCAGGAGAGTTGTCAGAGTGCGGAGCCCCGCAGAGAGGAAGGACGCTCTTGGACTTGGCCATTTAACAACTCAGGACTTGGGAAGAATTTGCCAGCCTTGGGTAAGTTAGCAATGCAACTTGGCTTCAGAAACATTTGAGAGAGGGCTCTTTTGTGCAATTAGTAGATgaggttttcctttcctttctctgttctcagGAAACTCGGTTTTGAATTAATAATAGGTTTATGTTTGAGAAGCAACAtgtaagctttcttttttttctctttggctcaGTTAGAAAAAGTTTCCCAGTGCctaaaatgtgatttattttctctatgcTCCCTTGTCTTAGGctgatttttcccttttgcttttaaaatgataaaagcaatGATTTTACACACTCACTTTATGAAATGCAGATACCACGACACGTATACCCTAAAAAAGGAAAGTCCTTGTCGCATTTCTCcctatccctccctcccttccctccatccacTCTGGCCTCTCATAGCTCACCCGTTAGCTATTTTGTGGGTCTTCTTACCACGATTTCTCCATGCAGTTATCAGCCCTTTTGATGTTGCAATCCCACAAACCGCGTGCTCAGCTTCCTCCCTGTACCGCGGGCCGTGGGAGTGTTCTAACCTGCAGGTTTCTCCCCAGACCCTGGCTGTGTGCACGGCGCTTCAATGCTGAAGATGGAACCTCTGAACAGCACACACCCCAGCACTGCAGCCCCCAGCAGCCACCTGGTGTCCCACGTGCCTGGCAGCGAGAGCAGCAACGGCAATGAATACTTCTACGTTCTGGTTGTCATGTCCTTCTACGGCGTTTTCTTGATCGGAATCATGCTGGGCTATATGAAATCTAAGAGGCGGGAGAAGAAGTCCAGCCTCCTGCTGCTGTACAAAGATGAGGAGAGGCTCTGGGGGGAGGCCATGAAGCCGCTGCCCATGGTGTCGGGCCTGAGGTCAGTGCAGGTGCCCATGATGCTGAACGTGCTGCAGGAGAGCATGGCGCCCGCCCTGTCCTGCACCCTCTGCTCCATGGAAGGAGACAGCCTGAGCTCCGAGTCCTCCTCCCCAGACGTGCACCTCCCCATCCAGGAGGAGGGGGCGGATGATGAGCTGGGGGAGACTTCAGAGACGCTCCTCAACGAGAGCAGTGAAGGGTCCTCAGAGAACATCCATCAGAATTCCTAGCACCCCCAGGGCCCCTGGAGGCGGCCCCATCAGCCAGCACCCTTAGGGAGAGGAAGGACACTTTCCGTGTCTGGTTTCACTTTTGCAGTGCAGCTGCCACTTTAAAGAGACTGTTGGCGAGCCCCTGCACGGGGGTGGTGGGGGACGAGGCTCCATGGGAGTCAGCAGCCAGGAGTCCACACCGGGCCTGTGGTGGACACCTGCCACGGAAAAGCCCCGAAGATGTGCAGTGTGTACCTTGACTTTGGggtctggggcttggggttccagttCCGAATTGGGCAGGTCGCTGTGCTTGCCGTTGTTTTCTCACCGGATGCCCTGGGTAAGCCCTGGGGCATctgccccctcccagggctgcccaaGGCCTAGGACAGGCTGACGgactggttttgatttgctaatTTGCCTAGAGCTTTGTTCTAGATCTGATTGGCTGTAAGTACCTCTCCGGTGTACCTGTGGCAAGAGTTCACAGCAGGTCACAGAGCTTCCTTTAGGAGGTCTTTGGGTTAGAGGGGGATGTCTGATGGAGGACTTTGATGGCAGAAAGCTGGAGATCCAAACCTGTTCTTTTGCatactgtgagaaaaaaaaaacgcAACTTTTAAACCTGCTAACGTTGGCTGGGATTATAAAACAGAATCTGCTATTTTGACCCTATGTCTAACCTGTGACCTTGGACTCTGACCTCAGACCATCCAGCATTGCATGCTGGCATGACAGTTTTCTTGGTTGGAAGGGCTTCCCCAGAATCGAACCTGCACTCTGAACAGCTGTGCAGGGGACTTTTCCTGATCTTTCTAGAAGGGCTGATGGTGGGGTTGAACAAGGCCAAGCCGTTagctctgctgctgcttttttcccAGCCTAGTTTTCTGAGCTGGGAGCTGACATAAAGTGGGCCTCCACGGTATGGCATTTTGTCACGTAGCCGGGACCCAGAAGGGCATCCTCAGGCGGAGGTTGGACGAAGCAGGGGTCCAGGTTCTGTTTTCTGATCTCGAGCCCTGACACTGATTTGCTGTGTGGTCCTGGGCATGTCATCAAGAGGCTTACTGCCTTCATGAGACTCCTGAATCTAGATCCCCAGGGGGCCGGGAGGATGTCTTTGGATTTTAAGACTCTGTGATAAATCCTGTATGGCCTGGTGTGAGGAAGCTTGGACAAAATATTTCCCACTTGGCCAGTTAGTCTGAGAACGGATCTGCTTATTTAAAGGAGCAGTTGGAGACGCAGAACACATGTAACTGGGAGATTCAGGGCGAATCACTACCCAGTTCATGCTGTCATTTTCCCAGCAGTGAACCAGGGAGGCAGATACCACATTTTACTCTGCAAAGTTCCCTGGGTAGGAGGGAACTTCTTCAGCTGAGAAACCAGAATTCTAAAAGCAAACGTTCGGGAATGCTCGCTAACGTCTCCGTGTATTCCTGCGGTCAGTAGCTTTGTAGCAGACCCATTAGGCCCTTAAAGGCAAGCAGGAAGAGAAACACACCAAAAGGTCAAATTTAATTCtagtaaaaacaaatttttttttttttttttttttacacatgtTCTTCCTTGATTGAAGATAGCAGTAACTACTGTTCCCATAAGGGTTAACAGTAGGGGAGCGGGCTTATCAGTTTGCCCTCACACAGTGCTAGAGGACATTTATGTTTGGGGGAAAAGGGCCCTCCGTTCACTTTAAAATTCAGAGTGTGGATTTACTCCAAAGGGGGCTGTTTGAGGTGAAAGAAGCCAAGTTCAGTTTGGCCCCTTGCCTGGAATCACTTGAATTCTGAAGCTTTACTGCGAGGGACATGTGCGTTGTCACATTTTCCATTGCTTAATCCTGAAGTTTGGTGCAAGTCTATCTGCGCCTGCTAAAAAAGTGATGTATATACTTTCTTCTTATTCTATTAAGTTGTATAAAATCGTCTTCTGTATTTAACAGTTTGTAATTTTCACAccgttttttaatttaaataaacaaacacattttccCGAAGAAGTTATGAGCTCTCTCTTTGATTCTTCAGTGTGATTCCTAGTTTCCAGGACATCCCAGACATTTCCCAAGCCGTCTCTGGATCCGGGTCATCTTCCCGGGTCAGACTCTGGGGAAGGTGTATCTTATTTCTGCCTGAGTCACGGAGGGAGCGGGGCTGGGCTTTCCCATCCTTTGATATGCATtgcaatgaatttaaaaaaaaaaaaaaaagctgcggATGGGTCTTACATCCTCCTCTCGGTTCACAGTGGGTGGCTGTGGGGCCCTTGAATTTGAACCTGCAGAGGAACACGGCAACCTGGTGCAAAGCTGGGGCTCCAGATTTGGTGGCAAGGACTCATCTAGTTTGCATGCTGGCTAGGCAGACATTACTCACAAGTGGCCGCGGCAGCACAAACTAAGGGGCCAGGGGAGCTGCGAAGTGCACAGGGGCAAAGCTACTGAAGACCGCGGAGCGCGCGGGCGGGGGAGCCAGGGTTGGCGCTCCCGCCCCTCCCAGTCACGTGACCCGCTCGCCCCTCCCACTTGGTCTCGCTTTCGCTCTGTCCCCTAGGCTGAGGTCCCGCCAGCCTGCCGCAGCCtctcttttatgattttatttacacCGTCGGAAGTGCTGAAGAAAAATGACCCAAACCAGTGACCCATTTTGAGTCAAGCAGATGGTAGAGAGTGGCCTTACTTTTCCGTTTCCCTGCTTCCTGTGAGTTTAGCTTTTCAGTTTCAAGTCAATGTTTCCATTAGGTTCCCAAATAACTGTCTCCCTGAAGTCTTCATCTGGCAAAAGTACAGCGGAGCCTGGATTCTTCCCAAAGCACATCAAGGATCCCAATTCACTAGTTGGTATTTTGACAATGAAAGATgagaacatgattttaaaaagacaagaaagccTTTCAATTTATCCGGGCTTAATATCCTTGGTGAGGAaagagttaaaacaaaaaaaaaattttttttaaaccaggggCGGAAGAAGAGGGAATTCTAAACTCTAATTGTCCTAAAAATATGCAGAGTACACTATGTCGTTTTAatggaatatttgttttcttaaaaaaaaaaagaagaacttctAAGCAGAACCTAAGGCCCAAGGGGTTTAGTCTGTGTGGATTTACTCATGCATGTGAAAATCGGAGAAGGGAATTTGGCCCCCCGCACCTAGGATattagaaacatattttaaagcacTTAAATGTTAGGGATGAGGTAAATGGATCATCCCGCTTGCTGCATGCTGTTCTAATTACACCTTCGTACGTCAGAGTCAGGCGGGGCTGCTGCCGAGGAAAAGCTAGCTTTCACGGACAGAACCATGGGATCCAAATTACTGGGAAAGGCTGAACTTGGGCCAGGGAAAGAGTGCTCTTGGCTCATGATTCTGCTTGGAAAGTAGACCCCATGGTACATTTGCGAGCTGCAATTGGAGGGTTTTGTGGTCAGGCGCGCACTTCCAGGGCTCAGCTGGAGAAGGGCCATTTATCATCCTGTAAAATGTCGCTCTGATCACAGAGGTTGTGGAACAGACAGAACTTGGAGCTTGCAGTGCAATCGCGACTCCAGGTAGAGACAGACCCTACATGTGCCTTACCCCCAGTCTAGGCATCCTGCTGGAGAAAACCACGGGGAGCGTCGTGGGTTATGGGACAGGAGTTGGAGCCTAGGGCCGGAGGGAGACATGTCAGCTCACTGAGCAGGCCAGGCCGGTGGCTCAGGCAGAGGATAAATAGGGGTTCAGTGGAGACTCAGCCTTATTTTGTCTGGCTTTCTGTGGCTCTGCAGCTGTGCAGAAAGTACCCGGCCTCTCTGACCTGAGGTGTCTCTCTTTCACCAGGAGGAAGACATGCCGGCCTTTCTCTCTCGGGGTGGGGGAGCTGCTAATGACAAGAACGGTGAAACCCCCTGCGAAATATTGAGTGCTGCATGCAAGTAAATGGAAAGCAGCTCCAGGCTTCTACTTTTTCAAATGTATCCTGGATCCGACATCTGCAAATGAAAGTCACTGAACCTTCTCTTCTGTGCACGGTTTCCTCAGGAGACTGCAACATTCAGGAAAAGGATATGATTTGCCAAAGAAGAAGGGTCATAAGAGAGAAAAACCACTGTTCAATTTTGCCTTTCCCCATTTCTGAAATGTTTCCTCCCACGCAGGAAGGAACAGTTTGGGATGTGAGCTGTTACCATGGAGATAACCAGCCAAGGTCACTTGTTTGAAGGAGGAGCCCATGGCCCCACGGCACTGGATCATTAGAGCAACTTTATGAAATCGGGATTTGGTCCTTGACTCGGGCAGCGACAAGCTTTGAGCCCCGGCAGCCTCCCTTCATGGCATGGAGGAGGGGATGCAAGGAGAGCTTATCCTTTTGTCCGTACAActccatcttccttctctttgcccctctcctgccccattCAATATAGGGCTGAAGTTTTGTTCTCCCAGCTCTAggcatttattttcttaccttgCATTTTTTTGCTAAGGAACATGATTAAAGAATTCTTCACATCAATGGCCATAGCCTTTTCTGCCCTTAAGGTTTTCCATCCCCTCTTCCAACATGGTGAGCGGCATGTTGTCTCTGGTCTTACTCCTTCCAGCTTCTGTAACAAAgtatcatagactgggtggcttataaacaacagagatttatttctcatagttctggaggctggtagTCTGTGATCAGGGTTCCAACATGATCAGGTTCTGGTGAGGACGTCTTCTGCTGTGCAGGTGGCTGGCTTCTtgcatcctcacatggcagaaagacaGGAAGCTAGCTCTCTGGCTTCTTCTTATAacggcactaatctcattcatgagggctccaccttcatgacctaatcgtctcccaaaggccccacctccaaataccatcacactgaggaGTAGATTTCaatatgtgaatttgggggaaTGCATACAAATATACCATCCATAGCATCTCTTTCCCCaacctccttccttttcctctctcacttccttccaTTTCACGAAaggaatgaaaacaacaaaaaacaaaacaggaatgaaaacaacaaaaaggaaacagtaaCCATAACACGTTGTACTTATTAAGCACTTATTACATGTCAAGCATATATATCACCCAGTTGTTACAAGCCTGTGCTTTGAGCTCCTACTACTCTCTTGTAGGTACTTCAGTAGGTGCTGGGAAAAATGTAAAGTCTGCCTGGCCTCCAAAGAGGTCAAAGTCTCCCCATAGTTGATTTccaataaaaataactttgtttctgatttatttataacATTAGCGCAGGGCTCTCTGGATGTAAGAATACGTAGCTTATGTCTTCGAACAGTCTGAGGACACTGTGGTGTAATTAAATGGACAAAATGTATTGCTTACTTAATATTTGCCTTGTTCTGTGATAGGTGCTTTCCCTTTGCTTATCTTAATCCTCTCAAGCAAACTCTGAGCTAGGTCTCTGTTACCGTTAATGTAGATATGAAAGTTGAGGCTGGGGGCAGGTAATTGCCGACTAATGTAATGAATGATCGGGATTCCAGTGTAAGTCATTTGATATAAATCTGGTATTCTTTAAACTACTGGGAAGCAGAGGCCATGAGACTTGGAATCTAGTCCCGTCGCAGACATTAGGCAGCTCTGTGACATTGCACTGGTTGCTCAACCTTTCTGGGTTTCCTCCTTAGTAAGATGAAGATAGTAATATCTTCTCTATTGACCTCAAAACACTGTCAGAACTGCCTATGAAGCAGCTGGAAAAGTAAAAAGTGCTTGTCTTTGACAGGGGACTGCGTGTAGACATTACTAGCATGCAGCAGTATCCAGCTCTTCTCCCCTTCTGAGAACATGGAAATTTCCACTTCTCCTCCCCTAACACCGGGGCAGGGATATGACTCATTCTGGTCAATGTAAACTTGGTAGACAAGATGTATGTCACCTATCAGCTAAGTCAGTGAAAAGCCCAGGTATGTTATTTCCAGTCCCCTCCTTACTTACGTGTAACTAGTGAGACCAGATGTTCCAGGTGGTACGAATGATTGTTGGAGCCTGAATTGGCCTGGAATGGAACTGCGTGGAAGGCAACTGCTCTGGAGAGTTGCCTAAACCTGCAGCTGGCTTTGTGTGAAGCAATAATAACGTAAGCTATGGTAAATATTGAGAATTAGGGGTTTTGCTCCTGCAGCAGAACCTCACCCGTCAGATTATACAGGGCACCCCAATATTAGAGAGACACAGAAGTCAGAAGGTGCCTTCTACATCATCTAACCCAACCCCTCTGTTTACTGATGACGAAATCAAGGCGCAAAGCTGCTGAGTGACTTGTTCAATGTCATAGAGGGagacaggagcagagctgggatcaCAACTCAGATCTCCTGACATTTGGTTCAGGATCCCCATGGTGGGCAAGGCTTAGGGAAAACAGAGGACCTAGGGGTCTTCTCACTTAGAGCATCCCTGAGCAGCTCTGAGTCACTGTGTGCCTCTGGTTGCTAGCCCCATGAACTGTGCCAGGAAGTAGCTTCTTTTTTCCTGCCCAAACCCTGGTACTTACTGCTCTTTGTGGGGGGATGGATCTGAGCTGGCAGAAGTACACACATTCCCCCAAAGCAGTACAATGTGACATCACTGGAAACTTTAATAAAGGGGAAGAAGCTATAAATAGGAGGAGGGAACTATTCAAACAGGGCTGAACGTACTTGTCTTGCACGCAGCTTATTGGCTTCGACCTTCTgtttgttgtttggttggttggttggtttgtatGTTTCAGCCTAGCTCCAGCCCCAGAGTGGGTCGCAGGCAGCCCCCCTCAGTGCAG contains:
- the KCNE4 gene encoding potassium voltage-gated channel subfamily E member 4 encodes the protein MLKMEPLNSTHPSTAAPSSHLVSHVPGSESSNGNEYFYVLVVMSFYGVFLIGIMLGYMKSKRREKKSSLLLLYKDEERLWGEAMKPLPMVSGLRSVQVPMMLNVLQESMAPALSCTLCSMEGDSLSSESSSPDVHLPIQEEGADDELGETSETLLNESSEGSSENIHQNS